The following proteins come from a genomic window of Sorghum bicolor cultivar BTx623 chromosome 3, Sorghum_bicolor_NCBIv3, whole genome shotgun sequence:
- the LOC8074509 gene encoding peroxiredoxin-2F, mitochondrial codes for MAAPLARRAGRSAAAALWGAARGFASVGSDIVSAAPGVSLQKARSWDEGVATKFATTPLKDIFYGKKVVIFGLPGAYTGVCSQAHVPSYKKNIDKLKAKGIDSVICVAVNDPYVLNGWAEKLEAKDAIEFYGDFDGSFHKSLDLEIDLSAALLGRRSHRWSAFVDNGKIKSFNVEEVPSDFKVSSAEVILDQI; via the exons ATGGCGGCGCCGCTGGCGAGGAGGGCGGGGcgctccgcggcggcggcgctatgGGGCGCGGCTAGGGGCTTCGCGTCGGTGGGGTCCGACATCGTCTCGGCCGCGCCCGGCGTGTCGCTGCAGAAGGCGCGGTCCTGGGACGAGGGCGTCGCCACCAagttcgccaccacgcctctcaAGGACATCTTCTAC GGGAAGAAGGTGGTCATCTTCGGCTTGCCC GGTGCATATACAGGGGTTTGTTCACAAGCACATGTTCCTAGTTACAAGAAGAATATTGACAAGTTGAAAGCAAAAGGAATCGACTCTGTTATCTGTGTAGCTGTGAATGATCCATATGTCCTGAATGGATGGGCAGAAAAGCTAGAGGCCAAAGATGCA ATTGAGTTCTACGGTGACTTTGATGGGAGTTTCCACAAAAGCTTGGATTTGGAGATAGACCTTTCTGCTGCTTTGCTTGGCCGCCGTTCTCACAG GTGGTCAGCCTTTGTTGACAATGGTAAGATCAAGTCTTTCAATGTTGAGGAAGTACCGTCCGACTTTAAGGTTTCTAGTGCAGAGGTGATCCTGGACCAGATCTGA